The sequence TTTAATTGCTGGGCATAGGAAAAGAGGAAGCCATAATCTGCAGAGGAAAAGGTAGTAATATTATCGAAGTTGATGCTCCCGTCTGGTTCAACCAGGAATACCGTGTTTGGAATATCATCTACTGCAAAACGAAGAATTGATAATCCGATGGTTCTTTTTCCATCGTTGAGGGGGATCGCCACATTGGCATAATCATATTTGCCTATGCCAGCAAAATACTCGGCATGCATAATGTTTACCTGGGCCTGGTCCTTCACTTTTACCAGTCCGGCCGGGTTCCAATAACCTGCTGTTCCATCTGCCACTGAAGCCACCTGGGCTGATCCCATCGAAAGTCCACGCGCACCAGCCCCTATATTCAGGAATTCATTGGAATATTTGCGGAATTGCGCCATTCCGGGGGAAGGCAAAATGAAAAATAACACAACACACCACTTCAACATTCTATTCATTTAGTCGACTTTCAGGATAAGCAAATTAATGGTAATGAACACTAACGCCGGTCACGGCCCGATATTGCCCGCAAAGGGTGCGCATTTATGCCTTAGTTTTGCTGCAAATTGCAGCATTTTTTATGAATTTAATCGAAGAATTACGTTGGAGAGGCATGTTGCAGGATATCATGCCGGGAACAGAGGAACAGTTGAACAAGGAAATGACTTCAGCCTATATTGGCTTTGATCCTACCGCAGACAGCTTGCATATTGGCAGCCTGGTCCCCATTTTATTACTGGTCCATCTCCAGAAAGCCGGTCACAAACCTTTCGCACTGGTTGGTGGAGCCACCGGGATGGTAGGCGATCCCTCCTTTAAATCTGAAGAACGAAAAATGCTTGATGAAGCAACCCTGCAGCATAATTTAGCGGGAATCAGCGCCCAATTAAGCCGTTTCCTGAATTTTGATCCCACACTGCCCAATGCTGCCGAGATGGTCAATAATTACGATTGGTTCAAAAATATCAGCTTCCTGGATTTTATCCGGGATACCGGGAAACATATTACGGTAAATTATATGATGTCGAAAGACAGTGTAAGAAAGCGGATTGAAGGCGACAGCGGCATCAGTTTTACCGAATTCACTTACCAGCTCATCCAGGGATATGATTTTTACTGGTTGTACACCCATAAAAACTGCAAACTGCAGATGGGCGGCAGCGACCAATGGGGCAATATTACCACCGGTACCGAAATGATCCGGCGAATGGCGGGTGGTGAAGCTTATGCCTTTACCTGTCCATTACTCACCAAATCGGATGGCGGGAAATTCGGCAAAACCGAAAAAGGCAATGTGTGGCTGGATCCTGCAAAGACCTCACCCTACCAGTTCTACCAGTTTTGGCTGAACGCTTCCGATGAGGATGCCATCAAATGGATCAGGATCTTCACTTTTTTACCAAAGCAGGAAATTGAAGAATTGGTCAATGTACACCAGGCTGCCCCCCATACCCGCGCCCTGCAAAAGAAACTGGCCGAAGAAATCACCAGCCTGGTGCATGGCCGCGAGGAATATGAGTTTGCGGTAAAAGCTTCAGAAATTCTTTTCGGGAATGCCACTACGGAATTATTGCAGAGCCTGAGCGAAACGCAGCTGTTGCAAGCCCTGGATGGTGTGCCAACTCACGATTATGCCCGTAAACTGGTAGATGAAGGCGCAGATATTGTGAGCTTCCTGGCAGAGACGGCTATATTTCCTAGTAAAGGTGAGGCCCGCAAAATGGTATTGAGCGGCGGTATCAGCATCAATAAAAATAAAATTGAAGGCATCGATGCCAAACTTGGCGCAGGTCTTTTACTAAAGGACCGC comes from Flavihumibacter fluvii and encodes:
- the tyrS gene encoding tyrosine--tRNA ligase; this translates as MNLIEELRWRGMLQDIMPGTEEQLNKEMTSAYIGFDPTADSLHIGSLVPILLLVHLQKAGHKPFALVGGATGMVGDPSFKSEERKMLDEATLQHNLAGISAQLSRFLNFDPTLPNAAEMVNNYDWFKNISFLDFIRDTGKHITVNYMMSKDSVRKRIEGDSGISFTEFTYQLIQGYDFYWLYTHKNCKLQMGGSDQWGNITTGTEMIRRMAGGEAYAFTCPLLTKSDGGKFGKTEKGNVWLDPAKTSPYQFYQFWLNASDEDAIKWIRIFTFLPKQEIEELVNVHQAAPHTRALQKKLAEEITSLVHGREEYEFAVKASEILFGNATTELLQSLSETQLLQALDGVPTHDYARKLVDEGADIVSFLAETAIFPSKGEARKMVLSGGISINKNKIEGIDAKLGAGLLLKDRYLLVQKGKKQYFLVRMV